In Hamadaea flava, a genomic segment contains:
- a CDS encoding ribosomal maturation YjgA family protein, which produces MTRPKALIAAVVVLLAGLGVRAATAGVFAKYAGVALYAVLVYVLVLVVAPRIRPAMSAGISLACCWAVEFFQLTSIPADLSSRSTIARLVLGSTFNTPDLLWYTVGVAAAYLVHAWAVRPAVGGRPGVPRPGGAARS; this is translated from the coding sequence GTGACCCGGCCGAAGGCGCTGATCGCCGCCGTCGTCGTGCTGCTGGCCGGGCTCGGTGTACGCGCGGCGACCGCCGGGGTGTTCGCGAAGTACGCCGGAGTCGCACTGTACGCGGTGCTCGTCTACGTCCTCGTGCTCGTCGTCGCCCCGCGGATTCGCCCGGCGATGAGCGCCGGGATCTCGCTCGCCTGCTGCTGGGCGGTCGAGTTCTTCCAGCTCACCTCGATCCCGGCGGACCTGTCCAGCCGCAGCACGATCGCCCGACTGGTCCTCGGCAGCACCTTCAACACTCCCGACCTGCTCTGGTACACCGTCGGCGTCGCGGCGGCGTACCTCGTGCACGCGTGGGCGGTCAGGCCAGCCGTGGGAGGTCGGCCAGGCGTACCTCGCCCAGGAGGGGCTGCCCGCTCGTGA
- a CDS encoding GNAT family N-acetyltransferase, producing the protein MIEIKTSRLLLRSWRDADLDPWAEMNADPEVRAHLGPLLSREQAAASIRYFQEGIERDGYSFWAVEVLETGEFIGMAGLDAVDEEAPVDGVEIGWRLARSAWGHGYATEAAIALLDYGFEQLGLPEILSITTIDNVRSQAVMRRLGMEPLTEFDEDGVRQVVFRKAR; encoded by the coding sequence ATGATCGAGATCAAGACCAGCCGCCTGCTGCTGCGGAGCTGGCGTGACGCCGACCTCGACCCGTGGGCCGAGATGAACGCAGACCCCGAGGTCCGCGCGCATCTCGGCCCTCTGCTGTCCCGGGAGCAGGCCGCGGCCTCCATCCGCTACTTCCAGGAGGGGATCGAACGCGACGGCTACAGCTTCTGGGCCGTGGAGGTGCTGGAGACCGGCGAGTTCATCGGGATGGCCGGCCTCGACGCGGTCGACGAGGAGGCTCCGGTCGACGGGGTCGAGATCGGCTGGCGGCTCGCCCGCTCCGCCTGGGGCCACGGGTACGCCACCGAGGCCGCCATAGCGCTGCTGGACTACGGATTCGAGCAGCTCGGACTGCCCGAGATCCTCTCGATCACCACGATCGACAACGTACGCTCGCAGGCCGTCATGCGGCGGCTCGGGATGGAGCCGCTCACCGAGTTCGACGAGGACGGCGTACGTCAGGTCGTGTTCCGGAAGGCCCGGTGA
- the rpmG gene encoding 50S ribosomal protein L33 — protein MAVDTRPIVKLRSTAGTGYTYVTRKNRRNDPDRLVVRKYDPIAKQHVEFREER, from the coding sequence ATGGCAGTCGACACCCGCCCGATCGTGAAGCTGCGCTCCACCGCCGGGACCGGATACACCTACGTCACGCGGAAGAACCGCCGCAACGACCCCGATCGCCTGGTCGTCCGCAAGTACGACCCGATCGCGAAGCAGCACGTCGAGTTCCGCGAGGAGCGCTGA
- a CDS encoding YcxB family protein, whose protein sequence is MTPTETRLRVEFTAPPDQGERRRMFKTVRRRLFRVCFWLALGLALLACAYAIVIVVARHKIPVLEPIGGVVLALLVVAYPRWRAGRVLSATPTHFANPVTFELSEVEAGETSAVGHLSVRWAAVTSVGETSEFWILYADRQPRLVVPRRHLTATDEATVREFMIGRGLVAEQTSEA, encoded by the coding sequence GTGACCCCGACGGAGACGCGCCTGCGCGTGGAGTTCACCGCGCCCCCGGATCAAGGTGAACGGCGGCGGATGTTCAAGACCGTGCGCCGTCGGCTGTTCCGGGTCTGCTTCTGGCTCGCGCTCGGTCTGGCCCTGCTGGCCTGCGCGTACGCGATCGTGATCGTCGTGGCGCGACACAAGATCCCCGTCCTCGAACCGATCGGGGGGGTCGTCCTCGCGCTGCTGGTGGTGGCGTACCCCCGCTGGCGGGCTGGGCGGGTGCTCAGTGCGACGCCGACGCATTTCGCCAACCCCGTGACGTTCGAACTCAGCGAGGTCGAGGCGGGAGAGACGTCCGCGGTCGGGCATCTCTCGGTCCGGTGGGCCGCCGTCACGTCGGTGGGGGAGACCTCCGAGTTCTGGATCTTGTACGCCGACCGCCAGCCCCGGCTGGTGGTGCCCCGGCGGCACCTGACCGCCACCGACGAGGCGACTGTGCGGGAGTTCATGATCGGCCGGGGCCTGGTGGCGGAACAAACCTCCGAGGCGTGA
- a CDS encoding alpha/beta hydrolase: MDRLAVIFPGGRFGPYTALLTFAAEAAELRGARIVAHSWTRPDEPPTLALEQRKAWVTAEAEPVLDRIAADAPELKPLVIAKSLGTCAAGLAADRGLPAIWLTPLLNQPEVVAELRRATAPMLLVGGLADHSWDSGLARELTPRLLEIPDADHGLLVPGRLAASAAVLGRVATAIEDFLDEITW; the protein is encoded by the coding sequence ATGGATCGACTGGCTGTCATCTTCCCCGGCGGGCGATTCGGCCCGTACACCGCGTTGCTGACCTTCGCGGCGGAGGCGGCCGAGCTGCGGGGAGCCCGGATCGTGGCGCATTCGTGGACCCGGCCCGACGAGCCGCCGACCCTGGCGCTCGAGCAGCGGAAGGCCTGGGTGACCGCCGAGGCGGAGCCCGTGCTCGACCGGATCGCCGCCGATGCGCCGGAACTGAAGCCCCTCGTGATCGCCAAGTCGCTGGGGACCTGCGCCGCCGGGCTCGCCGCCGATCGCGGGCTGCCCGCGATCTGGCTGACGCCGCTGCTCAACCAGCCGGAGGTGGTCGCCGAACTGCGCCGCGCGACCGCGCCGATGCTGCTGGTCGGTGGGCTGGCCGATCACAGCTGGGACAGCGGGCTTGCCCGTGAGCTGACCCCGCGGCTGCTGGAGATTCCGGACGCGGATCACGGCCTGTTGGTGCCGGGCCGGCTGGCCGCGTCGGCGGCGGTGCTCGGCCGGGTCGCGACCGCGATCGAGGACTTCCTCGACGAGATCACCTGGTAG
- a CDS encoding VOC family protein, with product MGFQLAIDCTDPDRLVPFWAAALDYRPQDPPQGHATWRDYYVSVGVPEEELGDGDCTDRLVDPAGAGPAIWFQVVPEKKTLKNRLHVDVMVGGGRSVPVAERRVRVDAKVAELVGLGATVLNRHDGEASDHYGVTMADPEGNEFCVV from the coding sequence ATGGGATTTCAGCTTGCCATCGACTGCACCGACCCCGACCGCCTGGTTCCCTTCTGGGCGGCCGCGCTGGACTACCGCCCACAGGATCCGCCCCAGGGGCACGCCACCTGGCGGGACTACTACGTGAGCGTCGGTGTGCCCGAAGAGGAACTGGGCGACGGAGACTGCACCGACCGGCTCGTCGACCCGGCCGGTGCCGGGCCGGCCATCTGGTTCCAGGTCGTGCCGGAGAAGAAGACGCTCAAGAACCGGCTGCACGTCGATGTCATGGTGGGCGGTGGCCGATCGGTTCCCGTGGCGGAGCGACGCGTACGGGTGGACGCCAAGGTCGCGGAACTGGTCGGGCTCGGAGCCACCGTGCTGAACAGACACGATGGTGAAGCATCCGACCATTACGGGGTGACGATGGCCGACCCCGAAGGCAACGAATTCTGCGTCGTCTGA
- a CDS encoding GNAT family N-acetyltransferase: MVLPRADGQVAACIDALREVYEADAYPVRWPVDPAGWLSPDDAMQSWVAVSAGRVLGHAVIRRATPPMPVVERMDPALGSPVMVSRLFTIPAARQNGVARRLLDEIAGWAVEHGHQLFLDVADNAPGARRFYERLGWKHVFSEYADWLDADGSPARVHYYLPG; this comes from the coding sequence ATGGTGCTTCCCCGGGCCGACGGGCAGGTGGCGGCCTGTATTGATGCCCTCCGGGAGGTCTACGAGGCCGATGCCTATCCGGTCCGGTGGCCCGTCGATCCGGCCGGCTGGCTCAGCCCGGACGACGCGATGCAGAGCTGGGTGGCCGTCTCCGCCGGTCGAGTCCTCGGCCACGCCGTGATCCGGCGCGCTACGCCGCCCATGCCGGTCGTCGAGCGGATGGATCCGGCGCTCGGCTCACCCGTGATGGTCAGCCGGCTCTTCACCATCCCGGCGGCGCGGCAGAACGGCGTCGCGCGACGGCTGCTGGACGAGATCGCCGGCTGGGCTGTGGAGCACGGCCACCAGCTCTTCCTCGACGTCGCCGACAACGCCCCCGGCGCGCGCCGCTTCTACGAGCGCTTGGGCTGGAAGCACGTGTTCAGCGAGTACGCCGACTGGCTGGACGCGGACGGCAGCCCAGCCCGCGTGCACTACTACCTGCCCGGCTGA
- a CDS encoding winged helix-turn-helix domain-containing protein, which yields MHVTDPQAIRALAHPLRLDLLGLLGTISPATAAQCGRILGVPQANCSFHLRQLAKYGYVEDAGPGEDRRERQWRIAVKTPDRLRIDPGSDRLLGQQIANVVVDHEMAAIRAYVDREQDESPEWRDGLGMATAVLKLTAEQAADLATKWRTLLASYETDADKPDGRHVRVFVSVTPLGEAQ from the coding sequence ATGCACGTCACCGATCCTCAGGCGATCCGGGCCCTGGCCCATCCTCTCCGGCTGGACCTGCTGGGACTGCTCGGCACGATCAGCCCGGCGACCGCCGCCCAGTGCGGCCGGATCCTCGGCGTACCGCAGGCGAACTGCTCGTTCCATCTACGGCAACTCGCCAAGTACGGCTACGTCGAGGACGCCGGGCCCGGCGAGGACCGCCGGGAACGCCAGTGGCGGATCGCGGTGAAGACCCCGGATCGACTCCGGATCGACCCCGGCAGCGACCGCCTGCTCGGGCAGCAGATCGCGAACGTCGTGGTCGACCACGAGATGGCCGCGATCCGGGCGTACGTCGATCGCGAGCAGGACGAGAGCCCGGAGTGGCGCGACGGTCTGGGCATGGCGACCGCCGTCCTGAAACTCACCGCCGAACAGGCGGCTGACCTCGCCACGAAGTGGCGAACCCTGCTCGCGTCGTACGAAACCGATGCCGACAAGCCCGACGGCCGGCACGTCCGCGTGTTCGTGTCCGTCACACCCCTGGGAGAAGCACAGTGA
- a CDS encoding MBL fold metallo-hydrolase codes for MNLDVTWIHGATGEPTLQVHRADERTFILRQSKSVTYEAPFLFLLVGDDRALLLDTGATAEPEQFPLRATVDDLIGELPLVVAHSHGHGDHVAADGQFADRPHTTIVGRDLEEVRAFFGFGPAEDRLPGDTVTFELGGRTLSILGSPGHHKSAITIYDPRTGFLLTGDTVIPGRLYAFDYPAFLGTLDRLVAFADEHPVSYVLGCHVEMRQRAGRDFPIGATYHPDERRLEMTVEQLRQVQKAAHEVAQRPGVHRYDDFVIYNEPRQRDLRLLVMRGQLHKLIGRRPR; via the coding sequence GTGAACCTCGACGTCACCTGGATCCACGGCGCGACCGGCGAGCCCACGCTGCAGGTCCACCGCGCGGACGAGCGCACATTCATCCTGCGCCAGAGCAAGTCCGTCACCTACGAGGCGCCCTTCCTCTTCCTGCTCGTCGGCGACGACCGGGCGCTGCTGCTGGACACCGGCGCGACCGCCGAACCCGAGCAGTTCCCGCTGCGGGCGACGGTCGACGACCTGATCGGCGAACTGCCGCTCGTGGTGGCGCATTCGCACGGCCACGGCGACCACGTCGCCGCGGACGGCCAGTTCGCCGATCGTCCACACACGACGATCGTGGGCCGGGACCTCGAAGAAGTCCGGGCGTTCTTCGGCTTCGGCCCGGCGGAGGACCGACTGCCGGGCGACACGGTCACCTTCGAACTGGGCGGCCGGACGCTGTCGATCCTCGGCTCGCCCGGCCATCACAAGTCGGCGATCACGATCTACGACCCGCGTACGGGCTTCCTGCTCACCGGTGACACCGTGATCCCCGGCCGCCTGTACGCCTTCGACTACCCGGCGTTCCTCGGCACCCTCGACCGGCTCGTCGCGTTCGCGGACGAGCACCCCGTCTCCTACGTGCTCGGCTGCCACGTCGAGATGCGGCAGCGCGCGGGGCGCGACTTCCCGATCGGCGCCACCTACCACCCCGACGAGCGGCGCCTGGAGATGACCGTCGAGCAGCTCCGGCAAGTCCAGAAGGCGGCTCACGAGGTCGCTCAGCGGCCGGGCGTACATCGCTACGACGACTTCGTCATCTACAACGAACCCCGGCAGCGAGACCTGCGGCTGCTCGTGATGCGCGGGCAGCTGCACAAGCTGATCGGCCGCCGGCCCCGCTGA
- a CDS encoding LacI family DNA-binding transcriptional regulator encodes MRDKPSTQATLQQVADAAGVSLATASRVLHGSGGRTVREELRARVLAEANRLRYVSHAPAQALARATTSIVGLIVHDIADPYFAAIAAGAMRAARDHDLMVMVACTFREPQLELEYVARLRAQRARAIILAASAFTGTRFLADLADHLAGYADQGGRVVAIGDHGPGVDAVIPSNYAGAQLAAEHLVSLGHTEVGVVSGPDTLATVADRLAGFQSVLPATAVAAGDFSRDGGYAAARELLTARPSLTAVFALDDVMAYGVLAAARDLGRDVPGDLSVVGFDDVPGAADVGPPLTTIRLDLAELGSRVLGLAVAPPNGSVTVPASLVVRSSTAVAR; translated from the coding sequence GTGCGCGACAAACCGTCAACACAGGCGACCCTGCAACAGGTCGCCGACGCCGCCGGCGTCTCCCTGGCCACCGCCTCCCGTGTCCTGCACGGCAGCGGTGGCCGTACCGTCCGCGAGGAACTGCGCGCCCGGGTGCTGGCCGAGGCCAACCGCCTGCGCTACGTCTCGCACGCCCCGGCGCAGGCGCTCGCCCGCGCGACCACCTCGATCGTCGGGCTGATCGTCCACGACATCGCCGACCCCTACTTCGCGGCGATCGCGGCCGGCGCCATGCGCGCGGCCCGGGACCACGACCTCATGGTCATGGTCGCGTGCACCTTCCGCGAACCGCAGCTCGAGCTGGAATACGTCGCCCGGCTGCGCGCCCAGCGCGCGCGGGCGATCATCCTGGCCGCGTCGGCCTTCACTGGTACGCGATTCCTGGCGGACCTCGCCGACCACCTCGCCGGGTACGCCGACCAAGGCGGTCGTGTCGTCGCGATCGGCGACCACGGGCCCGGCGTCGACGCCGTGATCCCGTCGAACTACGCGGGAGCGCAGCTGGCCGCCGAACATCTGGTGTCCCTCGGGCATACCGAGGTCGGCGTCGTGAGCGGGCCGGACACGCTCGCCACCGTGGCGGACCGCCTCGCCGGATTCCAATCCGTGCTCCCGGCCACCGCCGTCGCCGCCGGAGACTTCAGCCGAGACGGCGGGTACGCCGCCGCCCGCGAACTGCTCACCGCGCGTCCATCGCTGACGGCGGTGTTCGCGCTCGACGACGTGATGGCGTACGGCGTGCTGGCGGCGGCCCGGGACCTCGGCCGCGACGTGCCAGGCGACCTGAGCGTGGTCGGCTTCGACGACGTCCCCGGCGCGGCCGACGTCGGCCCACCGCTGACGACGATCCGCCTCGACCTCGCCGAACTGGGCTCTCGGGTGCTCGGGCTGGCCGTCGCGCCGCCGAACGGGTCGGTCACCGTGCCGGCATCGCTCGTGGTTCGGTCCTCGACGGCGGTCGCTCGGTAG
- a CDS encoding Gfo/Idh/MocA family protein, with amino-acid sequence MRKVNIIMNGVTGRMGYRQHLVRSILAIREQGGLPLPGGEVLYPEPVLVGRNAAKLEALCAQHNLSQYTTDLDAALADEANEIYFDSQVTTARVAALTKAIEAGKHIYTEKPVAESLDDALGLAKLAEAKGVRHGVVADKLYLPGLRKLKRLVDSGFFGRILTVRIDFGYWVFEGDWQPAQRPSWNYRSEDGGGMILDMFPHWRYVLDHVIAPVRSVYAQSVTHIPARWDEQGAEYAATADDAAYAVLELEGGIVAQINSSWATRVDRTELVTFHVDGTHGSAVAGLRGCRIQHRNATPKPVWNPDLPTSHDFRGLWTEVPDNDVYDNGFKVQWEEYLTAVATGAPYAHDLFAGARGVQLAELGTQSAREGRKLEVPAL; translated from the coding sequence ATGCGCAAGGTGAACATCATCATGAACGGGGTGACCGGGCGCATGGGCTATCGCCAGCACCTGGTCCGTTCGATCCTGGCCATCCGGGAACAGGGCGGCCTGCCGCTGCCCGGCGGCGAGGTGCTGTACCCGGAGCCCGTGCTGGTCGGCCGCAACGCCGCCAAGCTGGAGGCGCTGTGCGCCCAGCACAACCTCAGCCAGTACACCACCGATCTGGACGCCGCGCTCGCCGACGAGGCCAACGAGATCTACTTCGACTCGCAGGTGACCACCGCCCGCGTCGCCGCGCTGACCAAGGCGATCGAGGCCGGCAAGCACATCTACACGGAGAAGCCGGTCGCCGAGTCGCTGGACGACGCGCTCGGGCTGGCCAAGCTGGCCGAGGCCAAGGGCGTACGCCACGGTGTCGTCGCCGACAAGCTCTACCTCCCGGGCCTGCGGAAGCTGAAGCGCCTGGTCGACTCCGGATTCTTCGGCCGCATCCTCACCGTACGCATCGACTTCGGCTACTGGGTGTTCGAGGGCGACTGGCAACCCGCCCAGCGGCCGAGCTGGAACTACCGCTCCGAGGACGGCGGCGGCATGATCCTCGACATGTTCCCGCACTGGCGGTACGTGCTCGACCACGTGATCGCGCCGGTCCGCTCGGTGTACGCACAGTCGGTCACGCACATCCCGGCCCGCTGGGACGAGCAGGGCGCCGAGTACGCCGCCACCGCCGACGACGCCGCGTACGCCGTCCTGGAGCTGGAAGGCGGGATCGTCGCGCAGATCAACTCGTCGTGGGCGACCCGGGTCGACCGCACCGAGCTGGTCACCTTCCACGTCGACGGTACGCACGGCAGCGCCGTCGCGGGGTTGCGCGGCTGCCGCATCCAGCACCGCAACGCCACCCCGAAGCCGGTGTGGAACCCGGACCTGCCGACCAGCCACGACTTCCGGGGACTGTGGACCGAGGTGCCGGACAACGACGTCTACGACAACGGGTTCAAGGTGCAGTGGGAGGAGTACCTGACGGCGGTCGCGACCGGCGCCCCGTACGCCCACGACCTGTTCGCCGGGGCGCGCGGCGTCCAGCTGGCCGAACTCGGCACGCAGTCCGCCCGCGAAGGCCGCAAGCTCGAGGTGCCCGCGCTGTGA
- a CDS encoding dihydrodipicolinate synthase family protein, protein MSRPAESKTFYAAAHVVADPDGDNGEGRPAVVDWDATMAFRHHLWSLGLGIADAMDTAQRGMGLDWSATQELIRRSGAEAQSVGGLLACGAGTDHLAPGAHPLDAIEAAYREQLAVVQNAGARVILMASRALAAGAQGPADYARIYGRLLTDVDQPVILHWLGDMFDPALAGYWGDKDLDKAADAVLEIIHHNAAKVDGIKVSLLDADREIALRAKLPAGVRLYTGDDFNYPSLIESGSHALLGIFDAIAVPAAAARTALDAGDTAKFREILDPTVPLARHIFATPTYHYKTGIVFLAWLNGHQDEFRMVGGQERSRSLEHLIELHRLAAECGVLSDPDLAAARLASLVAP, encoded by the coding sequence GTGAGCCGCCCCGCCGAGAGCAAGACCTTTTATGCGGCCGCCCACGTCGTCGCCGATCCCGATGGCGACAACGGCGAAGGCCGGCCGGCCGTCGTCGACTGGGACGCCACCATGGCGTTCCGCCATCACCTGTGGTCGCTGGGCCTGGGCATCGCCGACGCGATGGACACCGCCCAGCGCGGGATGGGCCTGGACTGGTCCGCCACGCAGGAGCTGATCCGCCGCAGCGGCGCCGAGGCGCAGTCCGTCGGCGGGCTGCTCGCCTGCGGTGCGGGCACGGATCACCTGGCTCCGGGAGCGCACCCGCTCGACGCGATCGAGGCGGCGTACCGGGAGCAGCTCGCGGTCGTGCAGAACGCCGGGGCGCGGGTCATCCTGATGGCCAGCCGCGCGCTCGCGGCCGGCGCGCAGGGACCGGCGGACTACGCCCGGATCTACGGCAGGTTGCTGACCGACGTGGATCAGCCGGTGATCCTGCACTGGCTCGGCGACATGTTCGACCCGGCGCTGGCCGGCTACTGGGGAGACAAGGATCTCGACAAGGCGGCCGACGCCGTGCTGGAGATCATCCACCACAACGCCGCCAAGGTCGACGGGATCAAGGTGTCGCTGCTCGACGCCGACCGGGAGATCGCGCTGCGGGCGAAGCTGCCGGCCGGCGTACGCCTCTACACCGGCGACGACTTCAACTACCCGTCGCTGATCGAGAGCGGATCGCACGCGCTGCTCGGCATCTTCGACGCGATCGCGGTGCCCGCCGCAGCCGCGCGTACGGCGCTCGACGCCGGGGACACCGCGAAGTTCCGGGAGATCCTCGATCCGACCGTGCCACTCGCCCGGCACATCTTCGCCACGCCGACATATCACTACAAGACCGGCATCGTGTTCCTGGCCTGGCTCAACGGGCACCAGGACGAGTTCCGGATGGTCGGCGGGCAGGAGCGCTCGCGCAGCCTCGAGCACCTGATCGAGTTGCACCGGCTCGCCGCGGAGTGCGGCGTGTTGAGCGATCCGGACCTGGCTGCGGCCCGCCTCGCATCCCTGGTGGCGCCGTGA
- a CDS encoding sugar phosphate isomerase/epimerase family protein — protein sequence MTAPVAADTAPESFRLSLNTATVKKASLETAARLCAENGISGIGPWRDVVEAAGGAQAARKLIDSYALSVTTLCRGGFFTTGFGKSATPEARSAALADNRAAIDEAAVLGTGELVLVVGGLPDGSKNLPAARQAVADALAELVPYATDRGVRLAIEPLHPMFCADRAVVSTLGQALDLAAPFAADEVGVCVDTYHIWWDPDLYAQIERAGREGRISSYQVCDWVLPLAEDALLSRGHVGDGHIDFAPITDAVRAAGYAGHVEVEIFNQAVWDTDPAVTVATMADRHRRFIKPAGPL from the coding sequence GTGACCGCGCCTGTCGCCGCCGACACGGCGCCCGAGAGCTTCCGGCTTTCGCTCAACACCGCCACGGTGAAGAAGGCGTCGCTGGAGACCGCCGCGCGGCTCTGCGCGGAGAACGGCATCAGCGGCATCGGCCCCTGGCGCGACGTGGTCGAGGCCGCCGGGGGCGCGCAGGCCGCGCGCAAGCTCATCGACTCGTACGCCTTGAGCGTGACCACGCTCTGCCGAGGCGGGTTCTTCACGACCGGGTTCGGTAAGAGCGCGACGCCGGAGGCGCGGTCGGCGGCGCTGGCCGACAACCGGGCGGCGATCGACGAGGCGGCCGTCCTCGGCACGGGTGAGCTGGTGCTGGTCGTGGGCGGGCTGCCGGACGGGTCGAAGAACCTGCCCGCCGCCCGGCAGGCCGTCGCCGACGCCCTGGCCGAACTGGTCCCCTATGCGACCGACCGCGGCGTACGTTTGGCGATCGAGCCGCTGCACCCGATGTTCTGCGCCGATCGGGCGGTCGTGTCGACCCTCGGTCAGGCGCTGGACCTGGCCGCCCCGTTCGCGGCGGACGAGGTCGGCGTCTGTGTGGACACCTATCACATCTGGTGGGACCCCGACCTGTACGCCCAGATCGAGCGGGCGGGCCGCGAGGGCCGCATCTCGTCGTACCAGGTCTGCGACTGGGTGTTGCCGTTGGCGGAGGACGCGCTGCTGAGCCGGGGCCACGTCGGCGACGGCCACATCGACTTCGCTCCGATCACCGACGCCGTACGCGCGGCCGGCTACGCCGGGCACGTCGAGGTGGAGATCTTCAACCAGGCCGTGTGGGACACCGATCCGGCGGTGACCGTGGCCACCATGGCCGACCGTCATCGGCGCTTCATCAAGCCGGCGGGGCCGCTGTGA
- a CDS encoding sugar phosphate isomerase/epimerase family protein, giving the protein MRLAFSTLGCSGLPLPEVVRLAQETGWPGVEVRAAADEPIHIGLSYAERAAARAELAGVTPLCVASYVKVAAEGDDDACVADALAHADLAKDLGIPAVRVFPGAEAPRTGPLSPGAEAPGDDADQRAVARLRTIADRLPDGIQIWLETHDSHPRGVDVARILGQVGDDRVRAIWDVLHPWRVGEPLTVSLAALHPYLAHVQVKDVLSAAERTPLPLGRGTVPLRDALELLRRTAYQGWLSLEWESKWHPQAGPLREALIASRAWLAS; this is encoded by the coding sequence GTGAGACTCGCCTTCTCGACGCTGGGCTGCTCCGGACTCCCCCTGCCCGAGGTCGTACGCCTCGCGCAGGAGACCGGCTGGCCCGGCGTCGAGGTGCGGGCGGCGGCCGACGAACCGATCCACATCGGACTATCGTACGCGGAGCGGGCGGCGGCCCGGGCGGAACTGGCAGGCGTCACCCCGCTCTGCGTCGCGAGCTACGTCAAGGTGGCCGCCGAGGGCGACGACGACGCCTGCGTCGCGGACGCGCTCGCCCACGCCGACCTCGCAAAGGACCTCGGCATCCCCGCCGTGAGAGTGTTCCCGGGCGCCGAGGCGCCCCGGACCGGCCCGCTCAGCCCGGGTGCCGAAGCGCCGGGAGATGACGCCGATCAGCGGGCGGTCGCACGGTTGCGCACGATCGCCGACCGGCTGCCGGACGGCATACAGATCTGGCTGGAGACGCACGACTCCCATCCTCGGGGCGTGGACGTCGCCCGGATCCTGGGTCAGGTCGGCGACGACCGGGTCCGGGCGATCTGGGACGTCCTGCATCCGTGGCGGGTCGGCGAGCCGCTGACCGTGTCGCTGGCGGCGCTGCATCCGTACCTGGCTCATGTGCAGGTCAAGGACGTCCTCAGCGCCGCCGAGCGCACTCCCCTGCCGCTCGGCCGGGGAACGGTTCCGCTGCGCGACGCACTGGAACTGCTCCGGCGTACGGCGTACCAAGGCTGGCTGAGCCTGGAATGGGAGAGCAAGTGGCATCCCCAGGCCGGACCACTGCGGGAGGCCTTGATCGCGAGCCGGGCGTGGCTGGCATCATGA